The window GTATTCACGACGGCCAGAAACCCGGCGGGGGTCGTCACCTCGGAAAGATCCTCTTCGGGGATCTCCACGTCGTACTCGCGCGAGACCCGGGCCGCGGTCTCCAGAAGGGCCAGCGAATCGTACCCGAGGTCTGTGAATTCCATGTCAACTGCGTTTTCCGCGCTGGTTACGGACTCCTCTTCCCCCGCGCACTCACGCAGGATGGCAAAGAGTTTCTCGCTCGTCAGTGCCGCCACGACGGTTCTTCCTCCCCTTGCGGTCGATACCTCTCGTTCCTTCGGTGCCAGGCCGTCAGGGTCAACAACGGCCATGAAGTGCACCCTATGCAGGTTTGGAAGGAACAGACTCGAGAACCGATCGAGCGGACTTGAACAGAAGGTGACCATGGCGGTCTCACCTCGTATCGCGGTCGATATCGGCGGGGCGATTGTTGTCCGCCGGGAGACTCCCGGCCTAC of the Streptomyces koelreuteriae genome contains:
- a CDS encoding acyl carrier protein, whose protein sequence is MAVVDPDGLAPKEREVSTARGGRTVVAALTSEKLFAILRECAGEEESVTSAENAVDMEFTDLGYDSLALLETAARVSREYDVEIPEEDLSEVTTPAGFLAVVNTLLKVA